Proteins co-encoded in one Rudaeicoccus suwonensis genomic window:
- the gltX gene encoding glutamate--tRNA ligase → MSTPTASPATSPRLRVAPSPTGDPHVGTAYMSMFDVAFAHKHGGKFIVRIEDTDRTRLVEGAEQQVYDTLSWLDLQWDEGPDKGGPYAPYRQSDRLATYKPYVDRLLADGHAYLCWCSTERLSQMREMQQKTKQPTGYDRMCLGKTREQRAELPGFTETPVVRMHIPDDVDLTWDDLVMGASSAPRPDDQVILKADGFPTYHLAVVVDDHEMGITHVVRGQDWMSSTPKQLLLYTWLDLPTPRFAHMPQLLEASKKKISKRRNPWARLTWFQENGYLPEALLNFLALQCYPPIVEADGSEREIFTFAEFTQRFEWAHVKRAGAIFNLDKLNWLNGHYIRELAVGDLTDRLLPFLQRDGVLPAEPSAEQVERFAQIVPLVQTRINLLTEATALVAPFFLPDDALPIADDARAQLKDGAAEVLDAAIGALESLGESDWTAAGLEEALRAAIVDGLGIKPRLAFGPLRTAVSGQRISPPLFESMEIIGKGSTLARLAALRTSLGDGQA, encoded by the coding sequence ATGAGCACGCCTACCGCATCGCCCGCCACGTCCCCTCGTCTCCGTGTCGCACCGTCACCCACCGGTGACCCGCACGTCGGCACCGCCTACATGTCGATGTTCGACGTCGCCTTCGCTCACAAGCACGGCGGCAAGTTCATCGTGCGCATCGAGGACACCGACCGCACCCGGTTGGTCGAGGGTGCCGAACAGCAGGTATACGACACGCTGTCCTGGCTGGATCTGCAGTGGGACGAAGGCCCCGACAAGGGTGGCCCGTATGCGCCCTACCGGCAGTCGGACCGGCTTGCGACATACAAGCCGTATGTCGATCGTCTCCTGGCCGACGGCCACGCCTACCTGTGCTGGTGTTCCACCGAGCGGCTGTCGCAGATGCGCGAGATGCAGCAGAAGACCAAGCAGCCGACCGGCTATGACCGGATGTGCCTGGGCAAGACCCGCGAGCAGCGTGCGGAACTTCCCGGGTTCACCGAGACGCCCGTCGTGCGGATGCACATCCCCGACGACGTCGACCTCACCTGGGACGACCTGGTCATGGGCGCCTCCAGCGCGCCGCGGCCGGACGACCAGGTGATCCTCAAGGCGGACGGCTTCCCGACCTACCACCTGGCCGTGGTCGTCGACGACCACGAGATGGGCATCACCCACGTCGTGCGCGGGCAGGACTGGATGTCCAGCACGCCCAAGCAACTGCTGCTCTACACGTGGCTCGATCTGCCGACGCCGCGGTTCGCGCACATGCCGCAGCTGCTTGAGGCCAGTAAGAAGAAGATCTCCAAGCGCCGGAATCCGTGGGCCCGGCTGACGTGGTTCCAGGAGAACGGCTACCTGCCTGAGGCGTTGCTGAACTTCCTTGCGTTGCAGTGCTATCCGCCGATCGTCGAGGCGGACGGCAGCGAGCGAGAGATCTTCACCTTCGCCGAGTTCACCCAGCGTTTCGAGTGGGCGCACGTCAAGCGCGCGGGCGCGATCTTCAACCTCGACAAGCTCAACTGGCTCAATGGGCACTACATCCGCGAGTTGGCTGTCGGCGATCTGACCGACCGCCTGCTGCCCTTCCTGCAGCGCGACGGGGTGCTGCCGGCGGAGCCGTCGGCGGAGCAGGTCGAGCGCTTCGCCCAGATCGTCCCGTTGGTGCAGACCCGCATCAATCTGCTCACCGAGGCGACCGCGCTCGTCGCGCCGTTCTTCCTCCCCGACGATGCCCTGCCGATCGCTGATGACGCGCGGGCGCAGCTGAAGGATGGCGCCGCTGAGGTGCTCGACGCCGCGATCGGCGCTCTGGAGTCGCTGGGGGAGTCCGACTGGACTGCCGCCGGTCTCGAGGAAGCGCTGCGCGCTGCCATCGTCGACGGGCTCGGCATCAAGCCACGCCTGGCCTTCGGGCCGCTGCGCACCGCGGTGTCCGGGCAACGCATCTCGCCGCCGCTGTTCGAGTCGATGGAGATCATCGGCAAGGGGTCCACGCTTGCTCGCCTCGCCGCGCTGCGGACCTCCCTTGGCGACGGACAAGCCTGA
- a CDS encoding HAD family hydrolase — MPIRAVLLDIDDTLLDTTTAMVEAGAIAMAAVWPDEDPAWRLTASRRFRSDPGRFFARFTRGELDFERMRRLRLEEVALATGRVLPADGHASYERAYGPAFAASQRLYDDVLPFLARCSAEGIAVAALTNSSQSATDPKLQATGLVGRLGPVVTRDTLGFGKPDPRVFARACDLVEVAPGETAYVGDEFEADVLGSMAAGLAPVWLRRPRSGENAHVPDGGVPDLAAPAGVPVIASLTELELERIPSREDDA, encoded by the coding sequence ATGCCGATCCGCGCTGTGCTCCTCGACATCGACGACACGCTGCTCGACACGACGACGGCGATGGTCGAGGCCGGTGCCATCGCGATGGCCGCTGTCTGGCCCGACGAGGATCCCGCCTGGCGTTTGACGGCCTCCCGCCGATTCCGATCCGACCCGGGTCGTTTCTTCGCGCGGTTCACCCGTGGCGAACTCGACTTCGAGCGGATGCGCCGGCTGCGGCTTGAGGAGGTTGCGCTGGCCACCGGTCGGGTGCTGCCGGCCGACGGGCATGCGTCATACGAGCGCGCCTACGGGCCGGCGTTCGCGGCATCCCAGCGGCTGTATGACGACGTGCTGCCCTTCCTCGCGCGATGCTCGGCTGAGGGCATCGCGGTGGCTGCCCTGACCAACTCTTCACAGAGCGCGACCGACCCGAAACTGCAGGCGACCGGCCTGGTCGGCCGGCTCGGACCGGTCGTCACGCGCGACACCCTGGGGTTCGGCAAGCCGGACCCGCGAGTGTTCGCGCGCGCATGTGACCTCGTCGAGGTGGCGCCGGGCGAAACGGCATACGTGGGCGACGAATTCGAGGCCGACGTGCTCGGATCGATGGCAGCGGGGCTTGCGCCGGTATGGCTGCGCAGACCGCGGTCAGGTGAGAACGCACACGTGCCCGATGGCGGTGTGCCCGACCTGGCGGCGCCCGCCGGAGTGCCCGTGATCGCGAGCCTGACCGAGCTCGAACTCGAGCGGATCCCGTCGCGCGAGGACGATGCCTGA
- a CDS encoding DeoR/GlpR family DNA-binding transcription regulator, with protein sequence MTDTADRSPRWAMLMQLLAERGRLSVVEVCEQLDVSPATVRRDFNELAAQQLATRVHGGVVATAVAYELPARYRSAGKDAAKQQIAERASVLVEPGMVVGFNGGTTTTAVARAVAARPDLADHRQQPALTAVTNALNIAVELVLRPVVRTVGLGGVARPESYEQTGPITENAVDQMWFDLLILGVDGFDAATGATCRHPEEASINARMVARAERVVVVATAEKIGRATFSRICTAERVQTLVTDAAAEHPAVVALSEAGVDVASVIASSAD encoded by the coding sequence GTGACCGACACTGCCGATCGTTCGCCGCGGTGGGCGATGCTGATGCAGTTGCTCGCCGAGCGCGGTCGACTATCCGTGGTGGAGGTCTGTGAACAGCTCGACGTCTCACCGGCAACCGTCCGCCGTGATTTCAACGAACTGGCCGCTCAGCAACTGGCCACGCGCGTGCACGGCGGTGTCGTGGCGACCGCGGTGGCCTACGAGTTGCCCGCGCGATACCGCTCTGCCGGCAAGGACGCTGCCAAGCAACAGATCGCCGAACGTGCCTCGGTCCTGGTCGAACCCGGCATGGTCGTCGGCTTCAACGGCGGCACGACGACAACAGCGGTGGCACGGGCGGTGGCTGCCCGACCCGACCTGGCCGATCACCGGCAACAACCCGCGCTGACCGCTGTCACCAACGCACTCAACATCGCCGTCGAGCTCGTGCTGCGCCCGGTGGTGCGTACCGTCGGCCTCGGCGGCGTCGCTCGGCCGGAGTCCTACGAGCAGACCGGTCCGATCACCGAGAACGCCGTCGATCAGATGTGGTTCGACCTGCTGATCCTCGGGGTCGACGGCTTCGATGCCGCCACCGGTGCCACCTGCCGCCATCCGGAGGAAGCCAGCATCAATGCCCGGATGGTCGCGCGGGCCGAGCGAGTCGTCGTCGTCGCGACCGCGGAGAAGATCGGCCGGGCGACGTTTTCCCGGATTTGCACGGCCGAGCGCGTGCAGACTCTGGTCACTGATGCGGCAGCCGAGCACCCGGCCGTGGTGGCCCTGTCCGAGGCCGGAGTCGACGTCGCCTCGGTGATCGCTTCATCGGCCGACTGA
- a CDS encoding class II fructose-bisphosphate aldolase, whose protein sequence is MTLSPLRPVLMAARDAGVGVGAFNVIQLEHAEALVRAAERTGLPVVLQISENAAKYHGALAPIALATHAVAAASDAICVLHLDHAESPPLVHEALELGFTSVMFDASKLPDDRNRAVTAEVARRCHDAGVSIEAELGEVGGKDGVHAPGARTDPAQAARFVADTGVDALAVAVGSSHAMTTRDATLDLELITRLRAAVDVPLVLHGSSGVPDAGLVDAVRSGMTKVNIATHLNTVFTGAVREYLDREPGVVDTRKYLGAARDAVEDETARLLQMLHDS, encoded by the coding sequence ATGACCCTCAGCCCGCTTCGCCCGGTCCTGATGGCGGCACGCGATGCCGGTGTCGGCGTGGGAGCGTTCAACGTCATACAACTTGAGCACGCCGAAGCGCTGGTGCGAGCGGCTGAACGCACCGGGTTGCCCGTGGTCCTGCAGATCAGTGAGAACGCCGCGAAGTACCACGGCGCACTTGCTCCCATCGCGCTCGCGACTCACGCCGTCGCGGCGGCATCGGACGCGATCTGCGTGCTGCATCTCGATCACGCGGAGTCGCCGCCATTGGTCCATGAAGCCCTCGAACTCGGTTTCACCTCAGTCATGTTCGACGCTTCGAAGCTTCCCGACGACCGCAATCGCGCGGTCACCGCCGAGGTCGCCCGGCGCTGCCACGACGCGGGAGTCAGCATCGAGGCCGAACTCGGTGAGGTGGGCGGCAAGGACGGCGTGCATGCGCCCGGCGCACGGACCGACCCGGCACAAGCGGCGCGGTTCGTCGCTGACACCGGCGTCGACGCCCTGGCCGTGGCCGTGGGCTCCTCACACGCGATGACCACTCGCGACGCGACGCTCGATCTGGAGCTCATCACCCGGTTGCGCGCGGCCGTCGACGTGCCGCTCGTGCTGCATGGGTCGTCGGGGGTGCCCGACGCCGGACTGGTCGATGCCGTCCGCTCCGGGATGACGAAAGTCAACATCGCGACCCACCTCAACACGGTGTTCACCGGCGCGGTGCGCGAGTATCTCGACCGTGAACCCGGCGTGGTCGACACGCGTAAGTACCTCGGTGCGGCACGCGACGCGGTGGAGGACGAGACTGCACGACTGCTGCAGATGCTGCACGACAGCTGA
- a CDS encoding 1-phosphofructokinase family hexose kinase, which produces MILTVTANAALDITYGIPELRVHASHRVRQVWQRAGGKGINLASAAAAMGCEVVVAGCAGGQTGTQIEHDLDRRGLPRHLSPLRGESRRTVTIVDESGDATVFNEPGALQDTGVVDALVTDVTHLLDSRPPRVLALCGSLPTGMDGHCYRRIVEIAESRGIPVVLDATGAPLTDALPARPDVVKPNRSELATTTGQQTMSDGVASLRDAGARTVVVSDGAAGIHLFPEDGGHLHAFLDHTLSGNPTGAGDAAAAAVCAGIDGGWSSADLLRAAIAWSAAAVLQPTAGEVDPADVERLLASVHLKEFS; this is translated from the coding sequence ATGATCCTCACCGTCACCGCGAACGCCGCGCTCGACATCACCTACGGCATACCGGAGCTGCGGGTGCACGCCAGCCACCGGGTGCGACAGGTGTGGCAACGCGCGGGCGGCAAGGGCATCAATCTGGCATCGGCCGCGGCGGCGATGGGATGCGAGGTGGTCGTCGCCGGCTGCGCGGGTGGTCAGACCGGCACACAGATCGAGCACGACCTCGACCGACGCGGGTTGCCCCGTCACCTGTCGCCACTGCGAGGCGAGTCACGGCGCACCGTCACGATCGTGGATGAATCCGGCGACGCCACCGTCTTCAATGAGCCCGGTGCGCTCCAGGACACGGGCGTCGTCGACGCCCTGGTGACTGACGTGACGCACCTGCTGGACTCCCGTCCACCACGGGTGCTCGCGCTCTGCGGCAGCCTGCCCACCGGCATGGATGGGCACTGCTACCGGCGAATCGTTGAGATCGCCGAATCACGAGGAATCCCAGTGGTGCTGGATGCCACCGGCGCCCCCCTGACAGATGCCCTGCCGGCCCGTCCCGATGTGGTCAAACCCAATCGCAGCGAACTGGCAACCACCACCGGTCAGCAGACCATGAGCGACGGGGTGGCCTCCCTGCGCGATGCCGGAGCGCGGACCGTCGTGGTCTCCGACGGCGCAGCCGGCATCCACCTGTTCCCCGAAGACGGCGGTCACCTGCACGCCTTCCTCGACCACACGCTGAGCGGCAACCCGACCGGTGCCGGTGACGCGGCGGCAGCGGCCGTGTGCGCCGGCATCGACGGCGGGTGGTCGAGTGCCGACCTGCTCCGCGCCGCGATCGCCTGGTCGGCCGCGGCCGTGCTGCAACCCACTGCCGGTGAGGTCGATCCAGCGGACGTCGAACGACTGCTTGCCTCCGTCCACCTCAAGGAGTTCTCATGA
- a CDS encoding ROK family protein, protein MPGTAVVAAIDIGGTRIKASLIDADYRVLAELTTPTPADIASDVAGAVRHAIAALSQQAPDSDVAAIGIVVPGIVEEHTGRGVVAVNLGWRDLPIRELVHRDLGLRTVVGHDVRAGLLAEHRLGAATGQQNVLFAPVGTGIAGAAMVDGHVLTAGGWAGEFGHLVIDPAGPRCACGQTGCLETLASASAVVRNYRAATGRATTAASIAQAVADGTDETATAVWATATTALAKGLTAAVTLLGSELVIVGGGLAQSGDVLLTPVRSKVEELVTFQRRPQIVTARLGDRAGSYGAACLAWDAG, encoded by the coding sequence ATGCCGGGCACCGCGGTCGTCGCCGCGATCGACATCGGCGGCACTCGCATCAAGGCGAGCTTGATCGATGCCGATTACCGGGTGCTGGCCGAGTTGACGACGCCCACTCCCGCAGACATCGCGAGCGATGTCGCGGGCGCTGTGCGCCATGCGATCGCCGCCCTGTCGCAGCAGGCTCCGGACAGCGACGTGGCCGCGATCGGCATCGTGGTCCCAGGCATCGTCGAGGAGCACACCGGCCGGGGCGTCGTCGCGGTCAACCTCGGCTGGCGCGATCTGCCGATCCGCGAGTTGGTGCACCGCGACCTCGGGCTACGCACAGTGGTCGGCCACGACGTGCGGGCCGGCCTGCTCGCCGAACACCGGCTCGGCGCCGCCACGGGTCAGCAAAACGTGCTCTTCGCACCCGTCGGCACAGGCATCGCCGGCGCCGCGATGGTCGACGGCCACGTCCTGACCGCCGGTGGGTGGGCCGGAGAATTCGGCCATCTGGTCATCGACCCGGCCGGACCGCGCTGCGCCTGCGGACAGACAGGCTGCCTGGAGACGCTTGCATCGGCATCCGCTGTCGTGCGCAACTACCGGGCGGCAACCGGTCGCGCTACGACCGCGGCCTCCATCGCGCAAGCCGTCGCCGACGGCACCGACGAGACTGCAACGGCTGTATGGGCAACTGCCACAACGGCTTTGGCGAAGGGCCTCACCGCGGCCGTCACCCTGCTCGGCTCCGAGCTGGTCATCGTCGGCGGTGGCCTCGCGCAGTCCGGTGACGTGCTGCTGACACCGGTGCGCAGCAAGGTCGAGGAGCTGGTGACCTTCCAGCGGCGCCCGCAGATCGTCACCGCCCGACTCGGCGACCGGGCCGGGTCGTATGGCGCAGCGTGCCTCGCCTGGGATGCCGGATGA
- a CDS encoding SIS domain-containing protein, with translation MPFNPHSHLRSEVLSEPDTWQAVLGRLQELAPMLPARGARVAVVGCGTSYFMAQAYAVLREQRGYGETDAFAASEFPAGRDYDHLLAISRSGTTTEVIDLLTAARRRDVRTTAIVATGGTPVTELAHEVVLLPEADEKSVVQTRFATSALALLRASLGEDLSQAVAEARAVLAEDETQALNGLADAEQVTFVGTGWTVGIATEAALKLRESAQFWSESYPAMEYRHGPVAIASSGRAVWAFGVVPDGLAAQVEATGAHFEHRDIDPLADLVRVHRLCLFKARALDLDPDNPRHLTRSVILTVQPA, from the coding sequence ATGCCCTTCAATCCCCACAGCCACCTCCGCTCCGAGGTGCTCAGCGAACCGGACACCTGGCAGGCGGTGCTCGGGCGACTGCAGGAGCTGGCACCGATGCTGCCCGCACGCGGCGCTCGCGTCGCCGTCGTCGGCTGCGGGACGTCGTACTTCATGGCTCAGGCGTATGCGGTGCTGCGCGAGCAGCGCGGATACGGCGAGACGGATGCCTTCGCCGCCAGCGAGTTTCCCGCCGGGCGCGACTACGACCACCTCCTGGCCATCAGCCGGTCCGGCACGACGACCGAGGTCATCGATCTGCTCACCGCCGCACGCCGGCGCGACGTGCGCACGACCGCGATCGTCGCAACCGGTGGCACACCGGTCACCGAACTCGCTCACGAGGTGGTGTTGCTGCCGGAGGCAGACGAGAAGTCTGTCGTGCAGACGCGCTTCGCCACCTCGGCGCTCGCGCTGCTGAGGGCGTCCCTCGGCGAGGACCTTTCGCAGGCCGTCGCCGAAGCGAGAGCCGTTCTCGCCGAGGACGAAACCCAGGCGCTGAACGGACTCGCCGATGCCGAACAGGTGACCTTCGTGGGCACCGGCTGGACTGTCGGGATCGCCACGGAAGCCGCCCTGAAGCTGCGGGAGTCCGCGCAGTTCTGGAGCGAGTCCTACCCGGCCATGGAATACCGCCATGGCCCTGTCGCCATCGCGAGCTCCGGTCGCGCGGTGTGGGCGTTCGGCGTCGTGCCCGACGGTCTGGCGGCCCAGGTCGAAGCGACAGGCGCCCACTTCGAGCATCGCGACATCGACCCACTCGCCGATCTGGTCCGTGTCCACCGGCTGTGCCTGTTCAAGGCTCGCGCCCTCGACCTCGACCCCGACAATCCCCGGCACCTGACCCGGTCGGTGATCCTGACCGTGCAGCCCGCCTGA
- a CDS encoding MerR family transcriptional regulator, with protein MSELSRVTDLPVATLKFYLREGLLHSGDVTSRTQATYDESHAERVRLIRALIESAHLSLARVRQVLETLDEPPSQRYDLLAAAQSAITPACPAAPDPAWTAVARQFVADRGWPMTDDDPLVELLGEQIRVLVASGIESQGQATLEEYADAAEHLAVTDLATVPADAAQAVRQVVIGTLLTDPLILTFRRLAQRHITSGGTPRRP; from the coding sequence ATGTCGGAACTGTCGCGGGTTACGGACCTGCCCGTCGCGACACTGAAGTTCTATCTGCGCGAAGGGCTCCTGCACTCCGGCGACGTGACCAGTCGCACGCAGGCGACGTACGACGAGAGCCACGCCGAGCGCGTGCGGCTGATCCGAGCACTGATCGAATCCGCCCATCTGAGCCTGGCCCGCGTGCGCCAGGTGCTGGAGACGCTGGACGAACCTCCGTCGCAGCGTTACGACTTGCTCGCCGCGGCACAGTCGGCGATCACCCCCGCCTGCCCGGCAGCACCGGACCCGGCTTGGACTGCTGTCGCCCGTCAGTTCGTTGCTGACCGAGGGTGGCCGATGACCGATGACGATCCGCTGGTCGAGCTGCTCGGGGAGCAAATACGCGTGTTGGTCGCCTCCGGCATCGAATCACAGGGGCAGGCCACCCTCGAGGAGTATGCCGACGCCGCCGAGCACCTCGCCGTCACCGATCTGGCCACGGTGCCGGCCGACGCCGCCCAAGCCGTCCGGCAGGTCGTCATCGGGACCCTGCTGACCGACCCGCTCATCCTCACCTTCCGGCGGCTGGCGCAACGTCACATCACCTCGGGCGGCACTCCGCGCAGGCCGTGA
- a CDS encoding polyketide cyclase codes for MDTATRQEATRILDAGAAEIFAVLCDPAGHVEIDSSGMLQDFTGGPVSAVGDSFVVHMDREALGDLPMGRYDVTVTIETFEPDAEISWSILGTVRPGIGHRYGYTLSDTDGGTLVTSFCDWSNARSDMVAIFPVVPQSALRATLGILDRVVRARRIR; via the coding sequence ATGGACACTGCCACCCGTCAGGAAGCGACTCGCATCCTCGACGCAGGTGCCGCGGAGATCTTCGCGGTCCTGTGCGACCCGGCCGGTCATGTCGAGATCGACAGCTCGGGAATGTTGCAGGACTTCACCGGTGGGCCGGTGTCGGCCGTCGGCGACAGCTTCGTGGTGCACATGGATCGCGAGGCACTCGGTGACCTGCCGATGGGTCGGTATGACGTGACCGTCACCATCGAGACCTTCGAGCCGGATGCCGAGATCTCGTGGTCCATCCTGGGCACCGTGCGGCCTGGCATCGGACACCGCTACGGCTACACCCTGTCCGACACCGACGGCGGCACGCTCGTCACGTCGTTCTGCGACTGGTCCAACGCTCGCTCGGACATGGTGGCAATCTTCCCAGTGGTCCCGCAGAGCGCTCTGCGGGCCACGCTGGGAATCCTCGACCGGGTCGTGCGAGCCCGACGAATCCGCTGA
- a CDS encoding IclR family transcriptional regulator, with the protein MDNSSGVGVLDKAAVVLSALEAGPSTLAQLVAHTGLARPTAHRLAVALEHHRLVARDLQGRFVLGPRLAELASAAGEDRLLAAAGPVLGRLRDHCGESAQLFRRQGDQRICVAAADRPMGLRDSIPIGATLSMQAGSAAQILMAWEEPDRLHRGLHGAKFTATMLSAVRRRGWAQSVGEREPGVASVSAPVRSPSGRVIAAVSISGPIERISRQPGRLHAGTVVAGANKLTEVLARAHAASQQQRQQSDQPTDRPA; encoded by the coding sequence ATGGACAACTCTAGCGGGGTCGGCGTTCTCGACAAGGCCGCGGTCGTGCTCTCGGCACTGGAAGCCGGACCCTCCACTCTCGCGCAACTGGTGGCGCACACCGGACTGGCGCGTCCGACCGCCCACCGCCTTGCGGTCGCGCTCGAACACCACCGCCTCGTGGCACGTGACCTGCAGGGCCGATTCGTCCTCGGCCCACGCCTGGCCGAGCTTGCATCCGCGGCCGGCGAGGACCGTCTGCTCGCGGCAGCAGGTCCGGTGCTGGGCCGGCTGCGGGACCACTGCGGTGAGAGCGCCCAGTTGTTCCGCCGGCAGGGCGACCAGCGCATCTGCGTCGCCGCGGCGGACCGGCCGATGGGTCTGCGCGACTCGATTCCGATCGGGGCGACGTTGTCCATGCAGGCGGGTTCGGCCGCGCAGATCCTGATGGCATGGGAAGAGCCGGACCGGCTGCACCGCGGCCTGCACGGTGCCAAGTTCACCGCGACCATGTTGTCCGCGGTCCGCCGCCGCGGGTGGGCGCAGAGTGTCGGCGAGCGCGAACCGGGTGTGGCATCGGTGTCCGCGCCGGTGCGCAGCCCGTCCGGCCGGGTGATCGCTGCCGTCTCGATCTCCGGCCCGATCGAACGCATCTCGCGGCAGCCGGGGCGCCTGCATGCGGGCACCGTGGTCGCGGGCGCGAACAAACTCACCGAGGTGCTGGCCCGGGCACACGCCGCGAGCCAGCAGCAGCGGCAGCAGTCGGATCAGCCGACGGACCGCCCAGCCTGA
- the leuC gene encoding 3-isopropylmalate dehydratase large subunit, with product MGRTLAEKVWEQHVVRRADGEPDLLYIDLHLLHEVTSPQAFDGLRLAGRPVRRVDLTLATEDHNVPTTAGPITDVVSRTQVETLRKNCAEFGVRLFPMGDAEQGIVHIIGPQLGLTQPGMTIVCGDSHTSTHGAFGALAFGIGTSEVEHVLATQTLPLKPFKTMAINVDGALPEGVTAKDIILAVIAEIGTGGGQGYVLEYRGEAIRALSMEARMTVCNMSIEAGARAGMIAPDLTTFDYLQGREHAPAGSDWDDAVAAWSELKSDDDATFDAEVHLDASQLSPYVTWGTNPGQGLPLSSLVPDPESFGDEGERASAQRAIDYMGLTPGTPLRDIGVDTVFLGSCTNGRIEDLRAAAEIVKGHKVAGGVRMLVVPGSAKVRLQAEAEGLDKVFSEAGAEWRLAGCSMCLGMNPDQLAPGERSASTSNRNFEGRQGKGGRTHLVSPLVAAATAIRGTLSSPSDLTSTTR from the coding sequence GTGGGTCGCACGCTGGCGGAGAAGGTGTGGGAGCAGCACGTCGTGCGGCGGGCGGACGGCGAACCCGACCTGCTCTACATCGACCTGCACCTGCTGCACGAGGTCACCAGCCCCCAGGCGTTCGACGGACTCCGCCTTGCCGGGCGTCCCGTCCGCCGGGTCGATCTCACCCTGGCGACCGAGGACCACAACGTTCCGACCACGGCGGGTCCGATCACCGACGTCGTGAGCCGTACCCAGGTCGAGACGCTGCGCAAGAACTGCGCCGAGTTCGGCGTGCGGCTCTTCCCGATGGGCGACGCCGAACAGGGCATCGTCCACATCATCGGCCCACAATTGGGGCTGACTCAGCCCGGTATGACGATCGTCTGCGGTGACAGCCACACCTCCACGCACGGCGCGTTCGGCGCGCTGGCCTTCGGCATCGGCACCAGTGAGGTCGAGCACGTGCTCGCGACCCAGACGCTGCCGCTGAAACCGTTCAAGACGATGGCGATCAACGTCGACGGCGCCCTGCCCGAGGGTGTCACGGCAAAGGACATCATCCTGGCCGTCATCGCCGAGATCGGCACCGGCGGTGGTCAGGGTTACGTGCTCGAATACCGCGGCGAGGCGATCCGTGCGCTGTCGATGGAAGCGCGAATGACGGTGTGCAACATGTCGATCGAGGCCGGCGCCCGCGCCGGCATGATCGCGCCTGACCTGACGACCTTCGACTACCTGCAGGGTCGCGAGCATGCTCCTGCCGGGTCCGACTGGGACGACGCCGTCGCCGCGTGGTCGGAGTTGAAGTCCGACGACGATGCCACCTTCGACGCAGAGGTCCACCTCGACGCATCGCAACTGTCGCCCTACGTCACATGGGGCACCAACCCGGGTCAGGGGCTGCCCCTGTCGTCTCTCGTGCCCGACCCGGAGTCCTTCGGCGACGAGGGTGAGCGCGCTTCGGCACAACGCGCCATCGACTACATGGGGTTGACTCCCGGCACTCCGCTGCGCGACATCGGTGTCGACACGGTCTTCCTCGGGTCTTGCACCAACGGGCGGATCGAGGATCTGCGTGCCGCGGCCGAGATCGTCAAGGGTCACAAGGTCGCCGGCGGCGTGCGCATGCTCGTGGTGCCGGGATCGGCGAAGGTGCGTCTGCAGGCCGAGGCGGAGGGCTTGGACAAGGTCTTCTCCGAAGCCGGCGCCGAGTGGCGTCTGGCGGGTTGTTCGATGTGCCTCGGGATGAATCCCGACCAACTGGCCCCGGGGGAGCGCAGCGCCTCCACCTCCAACCGCAACTTCGAAGGGCGACAGGGCAAGGGCGGTCGTACCCACTTGGTGAGCCCACTGGTCGCCGCGGCGACCGCCATCCGCGGGACGTTGTCCAGCCCGTCCGACCTGACCTCGACCACCCGCTGA
- the leuD gene encoding 3-isopropylmalate dehydratase small subunit — MEKFTTHTGVGVPLRRSNVDTDQIIPAVYLKRVTRTGFEDGLFSAWRNDETFVLNNPTYAAGSVLVAGPDFGTGSSREHAVWALLDYGFRVVLSSRFADIFRGNSGKAGLLTAQLRQEDIELLWKLLDNEPGLQITVDLGERTVTAREHVFAFEVDDYTRWRLLEGLDDVSLTLRHADEITTFESSRPAWKPTVQTV, encoded by the coding sequence ATGGAGAAATTCACCACCCACACCGGTGTCGGAGTGCCGCTGCGTCGCAGCAATGTCGACACCGACCAGATCATTCCCGCCGTTTACCTCAAGCGGGTGACCCGCACCGGATTCGAGGACGGCTTGTTCTCCGCCTGGCGCAATGACGAGACGTTCGTCCTCAACAACCCGACGTATGCCGCGGGGTCGGTGCTGGTCGCAGGTCCCGACTTCGGCACGGGCTCGTCTCGCGAGCACGCGGTTTGGGCGCTGCTGGACTACGGCTTCCGGGTCGTGTTGTCGTCGCGGTTCGCGGACATCTTCCGGGGCAACTCCGGCAAGGCCGGCCTGCTGACCGCGCAACTGCGTCAGGAGGACATCGAGCTCCTGTGGAAGTTGCTCGACAACGAGCCCGGCCTGCAGATCACGGTCGACCTGGGCGAGCGGACCGTCACCGCGCGTGAGCACGTCTTCGCCTTCGAGGTCGACGACTACACGCGCTGGCGCCTGCTCGAGGGTCTGGACGACGTGAGTCTGACTCTGCGACACGCTGACGAGATCACGACTTTCGAATCCTCCCGTCCCGCATGGAAACCCACGGTGCAGACCGTCTGA